A single Acidobacteriota bacterium DNA region contains:
- a CDS encoding alkaline phosphatase D family protein: MFDERSADLYYKRRGQRQLLEILDGNPTRALELADARVAADPADAESHFIRAVALTRLDQIDEAEAAMQAALDAGMPFGRFLAGPRDLLAPLAATATFALHAASPNNEIVHGPMLGAVTGTTASVWVRTADATGFEVVATAGGDRYSASGTTTVDQDYTGTATLAGLSPDTTYSYRILVGAGTAPGPQPHSQPPSQAPSYTLRTAPPPGPQGTVTIAFGGCAGYTPANERMWDTIAAHSPQALLLLGDNVYIDLPEQPGPFHDYTYYQRQSRPEFRRLVSATPVYAVWDDHDAAFDDIWLGPYVDRPAWKQPMVEHFQRNWNNPASGSESHPGVWFRFSLGDVDFFLLDGRTYRTNPFVEERTMLGPVQKAWLFDGLRASEATFKVIASPVAWADGAKPGSRDTWSGFPEEREEIFRFVEENGVTGVVLLSSDRHRSEAWAIERESGYAFHDLLSGQLTNIHTHPVEPGALFSYNLKDSFGLLTFETAGEEPRVTYRIYSIDDELIETLVIPHSDLAVSSEDGGQS; the protein is encoded by the coding sequence ATGTTCGACGAGCGCTCGGCCGACCTCTACTACAAGCGCCGCGGCCAGCGGCAGCTCCTCGAGATCCTGGACGGCAACCCAACCCGGGCGCTCGAACTCGCCGACGCCCGCGTAGCCGCCGACCCCGCCGACGCTGAATCGCACTTCATCCGCGCCGTGGCTCTGACCCGACTCGACCAGATCGACGAAGCCGAAGCCGCCATGCAAGCGGCCCTCGACGCCGGCATGCCCTTCGGCCGTTTCCTGGCCGGCCCGCGGGATCTACTCGCCCCGCTCGCCGCAACTGCGACCTTCGCGCTGCACGCGGCGAGCCCGAACAACGAGATCGTCCACGGCCCGATGCTCGGCGCCGTCACCGGCACGACGGCCAGCGTCTGGGTCCGCACCGCCGACGCGACCGGCTTCGAAGTCGTCGCCACAGCCGGCGGCGACCGCTACAGCGCCTCCGGCACCACGACCGTCGATCAGGACTACACCGGCACGGCCACCCTCGCCGGCCTCTCGCCGGACACCACCTACAGCTACCGGATCCTCGTCGGCGCCGGCACGGCGCCAGGGCCCCAGCCGCACTCGCAGCCGCCGTCCCAGGCACCCAGCTACACCCTCCGCACCGCGCCTCCCCCCGGACCCCAAGGCACCGTCACCATCGCCTTCGGCGGCTGCGCCGGCTACACGCCCGCCAACGAACGCATGTGGGACACGATCGCCGCCCACTCCCCGCAGGCGCTGCTCCTCCTCGGCGACAACGTCTACATCGACCTGCCGGAGCAGCCCGGCCCGTTCCACGACTACACCTACTACCAGCGCCAGTCCCGCCCCGAGTTCCGGCGCCTGGTGAGCGCGACCCCGGTCTACGCCGTCTGGGACGACCACGACGCAGCCTTCGACGACATCTGGCTCGGCCCCTACGTCGACCGCCCGGCCTGGAAGCAGCCGATGGTCGAGCACTTCCAGCGCAACTGGAACAACCCGGCTTCCGGGTCGGAGTCCCACCCCGGCGTCTGGTTCCGGTTCTCGCTCGGGGACGTCGACTTCTTCCTGCTCGACGGCCGCACCTACCGGACGAACCCGTTCGTCGAGGAGCGCACCATGTTGGGCCCGGTGCAGAAGGCCTGGCTGTTCGACGGGCTACGCGCTTCCGAGGCCACCTTCAAGGTGATCGCCAGCCCGGTGGCGTGGGCCGACGGCGCCAAGCCCGGCAGCCGCGACACCTGGTCGGGCTTCCCGGAGGAGCGGGAGGAGATCTTCCGCTTCGTTGAGGAGAACGGCGTCACCGGCGTGGTGCTGCTCTCGTCGGACCGGCACCGGTCCGAGGCGTGGGCGATCGAGCGTGAGAGCGGGTACGCCTTCCATGATCTCCTGAGTGGGCAGTTGACGAACATTCATACGCACCCGGTGGAACCGGGGGCGCTGTTCAGCTACAACCTGAAGGACTCGTTTGGACTGCTGACGTTTGAGACTGCGGGGGAGGAGCCGCGGGTGACGTACCGGATCTACTCGATTGATGATGAGTTGATTGAGACGCTGGTGATTCCGCACTCCGACTTGGCCGTCAGCAGCGAAGACGGGGGACAGTCATGA
- a CDS encoding sodium:solute symporter, with protein sequence MDTPSLHFVDYLIIGASLVLSVGVGVRFAKAQSTTSKYFAAGRNVPVWAIGLSIFATLISSITFLAYPGDGFAGNWVRLVQGLMVPIVVLLGIGFIVPMYRKVIGLSAYEYFERRFGYLARLYASLAFVLAQFAGMGSVFFLLALAVSSMTGIGVVTVVLVLGLVVTVVTLLGGMEAVIWLDVIQGVLLILGGLVTLLVIAVKLDGGLGQVFTVAAAENKVSLGSFDWNLVELTFWVMAINGIFYAVQKYGTDQTMVQRYLTARSDREAIRASIGGVLMVVPVWVLFMFIGTALYAFYQGQASLPDGLRADAVFPHFILNEMPVGVVGLIIAALLAAAISSLDSDLNCLAAVAVDDYYKKLRPRSSELQRVRVGKLVVTLSGVGSIVVALIYVAAGDAGVLATVFALYAIFSGGIAGMFLLGIFVPRVNKEGLYVGIGVCVLFTAAALLTSTEFSLGGEPRIWLDLGPLNYTQHNYMLGVYSHIVLFGVAWAASYFFPARDVDRNLTYAGWKDRKRRGVPT encoded by the coding sequence GTGGACACGCCGTCCCTCCACTTCGTCGACTACCTGATCATCGGGGCGAGCCTCGTCCTGTCGGTCGGGGTCGGCGTCCGCTTCGCGAAGGCCCAGTCGACGACGTCCAAGTACTTCGCCGCCGGCCGCAACGTGCCAGTGTGGGCGATCGGCCTGTCGATCTTCGCGACGCTGATCAGCAGCATCACGTTCCTGGCGTACCCGGGCGACGGTTTCGCCGGCAACTGGGTGCGCCTGGTGCAGGGGCTGATGGTGCCGATCGTCGTGCTGCTCGGCATCGGCTTCATCGTGCCGATGTACCGCAAGGTCATCGGCCTCAGCGCCTACGAGTACTTCGAGCGGCGGTTCGGCTACCTCGCCCGGCTCTACGCCTCGCTGGCGTTCGTGCTGGCGCAGTTCGCCGGCATGGGCTCGGTGTTCTTCCTGCTGGCGCTGGCGGTCTCCAGCATGACCGGCATCGGCGTCGTGACGGTGGTCCTGGTCCTCGGCCTGGTCGTGACCGTCGTGACCCTCCTCGGCGGGATGGAGGCGGTCATTTGGCTCGACGTGATCCAGGGCGTGCTCCTCATCCTGGGCGGCCTCGTCACCCTGCTCGTCATCGCGGTCAAGCTCGACGGCGGCCTGGGCCAGGTGTTCACCGTCGCGGCGGCCGAGAACAAGGTGAGCCTCGGCTCGTTCGACTGGAACCTGGTCGAGCTGACCTTCTGGGTGATGGCGATCAACGGCATCTTCTACGCCGTCCAGAAGTACGGCACCGACCAGACGATGGTGCAGCGCTACCTGACGGCCAGGTCGGACAGGGAGGCGATCCGGGCCTCGATCGGCGGCGTCCTGATGGTCGTGCCGGTGTGGGTGCTGTTCATGTTCATCGGCACCGCGCTCTACGCCTTCTACCAGGGTCAGGCATCGCTGCCCGACGGCCTGCGCGCCGACGCCGTGTTCCCGCACTTCATCCTGAACGAGATGCCGGTGGGCGTCGTCGGGCTGATCATCGCGGCGCTGCTGGCCGCCGCGATCTCGTCGCTCGACTCGGACCTCAACTGCCTGGCGGCGGTCGCCGTCGACGACTACTACAAGAAGCTCCGGCCCCGGAGCAGCGAACTCCAGCGGGTTCGCGTGGGGAAGCTCGTCGTCACGCTGTCGGGAGTCGGCTCGATCGTCGTCGCGCTGATCTACGTCGCCGCCGGCGACGCCGGCGTCCTGGCCACCGTGTTCGCGCTCTACGCGATCTTCTCGGGCGGCATCGCCGGGATGTTCCTGCTCGGCATCTTCGTCCCGCGCGTGAACAAGGAGGGGCTCTACGTCGGCATCGGCGTCTGCGTGCTGTTCACCGCCGCGGCCCTGTTGACGTCGACCGAGTTCAGCCTCGGCGGCGAGCCGCGCATCTGGCTCGACCTCGGCCCGCTCAACTACACGCAGCACAACTACATGCTCGGCGTCTACAGCCACATCGTCCTGTTCGGCGTCGCCTGGGCGGCGAGTTACTTCTTCCCCGCGCGGGACGTGGACAGGAACCTGACCTATGCTGGTTGGAAGGACCGGAAGCGAAGGGGGGTGCCAACGTGA
- a CDS encoding right-handed parallel beta-helix repeat-containing protein gives MSHDYYRRTSGCAGLLTRCRRRRPTATSPAFGRRPYCPGCAASRLRPRAGQKTRAPRAPIVALATLLLLTLTTPTTATTGPQTTEVNLDAYTQILHVSTTSGDDATATGTTSAPYATLTAALAAANATGTNRTAILIAAGTYPTHNLTLPPNTDLYGGFNPTSTDWPSNRDIQAHPTILDAQGQDRVLTISGEANTNRLDGLHIQGGQVRAPGGGILIDGASPVLSNNVFTGNSTLTPAAWAPKYLHETAHDGGAIYCRNGGAPEIRNNLIAENGTETGRGAGIAFDGECGGVIADNAIIYNVAGAADTMRSSDGGGISVFNWSSPEITGNVVLGNWALNNNDGGGIFVAYWSSARVRDNVIVANFGNDDGGGLFVGGQEHRYDRPFDPMPSAEDFFVEVTGNRFFGNTDGSGNSSALRITMESRGRVEGNVAALNGGFYLQRSELEVVDNTILEDTLLIETKEGLEPTRFSNNIVTGSLQSDGTAIVTASLIRDGSVGEGNEAGLAEFLDDGRELQMLSASWSAASHQTQVIVADPLPAADLTNRVVASHGGWSVVHSASGRNLTLWGNHRAVTELRLLPTYRQIADSPGFGKGFDAARAVSDYEPQRVNKSIELLERGQPIYYDASTGGYEEGVQMAGTWGDYIIYNVEHVALDFAALREFMRGLVDAGPTPSGHRTPTVIVSLPLLGLDEPTVTAGGWMVQQALAQGVHGVHLARARDPEGVKRFVQAARYPIHKQAIDITGVGLRGWGSHTFAAWVWGLSVPEYLQKADVWPLNPEGEIMLGVKLEDQQALDRAAETLSVPGLAFAEHGPRDLGLSYGYLEGRADPPLPPEVVAAGDMVLELTKERGMFFLDNVLPENVAAQIDRGVMIGAGRREDSAEVGRGYSGRKMPW, from the coding sequence ATGTCACACGACTACTACCGCCGTACCTCTGGGTGCGCGGGTCTTCTGACCCGCTGCCGCCGAAGGCGGCCGACAGCAACGTCGCCGGCCTTTGGCCGGCGGCCCTATTGTCCGGGCTGCGCCGCTTCGCGGCTTCGCCCGAGAGCGGGTCAGAAGACCCGCGCACCCAGAGCACCCATCGTCGCCCTGGCCACCCTCCTTCTCCTAACCCTCACCACACCCACTACCGCCACAACCGGCCCCCAAACCACCGAAGTCAACCTCGACGCCTACACCCAGATCCTCCACGTCTCCACCACCAGCGGCGACGACGCCACAGCCACCGGCACCACCTCCGCCCCCTACGCCACCCTCACCGCCGCCCTCGCCGCCGCCAACGCAACCGGCACCAACCGGACAGCCATCCTCATAGCCGCCGGCACCTACCCAACCCACAACCTCACCCTGCCACCCAACACCGACCTCTACGGCGGCTTCAACCCCACATCCACCGACTGGCCCAGCAACCGCGACATCCAGGCCCACCCAACCATCCTCGACGCCCAGGGCCAAGACCGCGTCCTCACCATCTCCGGAGAAGCCAACACCAACCGCCTAGACGGCCTCCACATCCAGGGCGGCCAGGTCCGCGCCCCCGGCGGCGGCATCCTCATCGACGGCGCCTCACCCGTCCTCTCCAACAACGTCTTCACGGGCAACAGCACCCTCACCCCCGCCGCTTGGGCCCCCAAGTACCTCCACGAAACAGCCCACGACGGCGGCGCCATCTACTGCCGCAACGGCGGCGCCCCGGAGATCCGCAACAACCTGATCGCCGAGAACGGCACCGAAACCGGCCGCGGCGCCGGCATCGCCTTCGACGGCGAGTGCGGCGGCGTGATCGCCGACAACGCCATCATCTACAACGTCGCCGGTGCCGCCGACACCATGCGCAGCAGCGACGGCGGCGGCATCTCCGTCTTCAACTGGTCGTCGCCCGAGATCACCGGCAACGTCGTCCTCGGCAACTGGGCGCTCAACAACAACGACGGCGGCGGCATCTTCGTCGCCTACTGGTCCTCGGCCAGGGTCCGCGACAACGTCATCGTCGCCAACTTTGGCAACGACGACGGCGGCGGCCTGTTCGTCGGCGGCCAGGAACACCGCTACGACCGGCCGTTCGACCCGATGCCGAGCGCGGAGGACTTTTTCGTCGAAGTCACCGGCAACCGCTTCTTTGGCAATACCGACGGCTCCGGCAACTCCAGCGCCCTGCGCATCACGATGGAGAGCCGCGGTCGGGTCGAGGGCAACGTCGCCGCGCTCAACGGCGGCTTCTACCTGCAGCGGAGCGAGCTGGAGGTCGTGGACAACACGATCCTCGAAGACACGCTGCTCATCGAGACCAAGGAGGGGCTCGAGCCCACGCGCTTCAGCAACAACATCGTCACCGGGTCGCTTCAGAGCGACGGCACCGCGATCGTCACCGCGTCCCTGATCCGCGACGGTTCCGTGGGCGAAGGCAACGAGGCGGGACTGGCAGAATTCCTCGACGACGGCCGGGAACTCCAGATGCTCAGCGCCTCCTGGTCTGCGGCCAGCCACCAGACCCAGGTCATCGTCGCGGATCCGCTTCCCGCCGCCGACCTCACCAACCGCGTCGTCGCCAGCCACGGCGGTTGGAGCGTCGTCCACTCGGCCTCCGGCCGCAACCTGACCCTCTGGGGCAACCACCGTGCCGTCACCGAGCTCCGCCTGCTGCCGACCTACCGCCAAATCGCCGATTCACCCGGCTTCGGCAAGGGCTTCGACGCCGCCCGCGCCGTCTCCGACTACGAGCCGCAGCGGGTCAACAAGTCCATCGAACTCCTCGAGCGCGGTCAGCCCATCTACTACGACGCCTCCACCGGCGGCTACGAGGAAGGCGTGCAGATGGCCGGCACCTGGGGCGACTACATCATCTACAACGTCGAGCACGTGGCCCTCGACTTCGCGGCGCTCCGCGAGTTCATGCGCGGCCTCGTCGACGCCGGCCCCACCCCGAGCGGCCACCGGACGCCCACCGTCATCGTCTCCCTGCCCCTGCTGGGCCTCGACGAACCGACCGTCACCGCCGGCGGCTGGATGGTCCAGCAGGCCCTCGCCCAGGGCGTCCACGGCGTCCACCTCGCCCGCGCCCGCGACCCCGAGGGCGTCAAGCGCTTCGTCCAGGCCGCCCGCTACCCGATCCACAAGCAGGCCATCGACATAACAGGCGTTGGCCTCCGCGGCTGGGGCAGCCACACCTTCGCCGCCTGGGTCTGGGGCCTCAGCGTCCCGGAGTACCTCCAGAAGGCCGACGTCTGGCCGCTGAACCCCGAAGGCGAGATCATGCTCGGCGTCAAGCTGGAAGACCAGCAGGCCCTGGACCGGGCCGCCGAGACGCTCTCCGTCCCCGGCCTGGCCTTCGCCGAGCATGGCCCGCGGGACCTGGGACTGTCGTATGGCTACCTGGAAGGTCGGGCCGACCCGCCGCTGCCGCCCGAGGTCGTCGCCGCCGGCGACATGGTGCTGGAGCTGACGAAGGAGCGGGGGATGTTCTTCCTGGACAATGTGTTGCCGGAGAATGTGGCGGCGCAGATTGACCGGGGGGTGATGATTGGGGCGGGTCGGCGGGAGGATTCGGCGGAGGTGGGGAGGGGGTACAGCGGGCGGAAGATGCCTTGGTAG
- a CDS encoding DUF2442 domain-containing protein has translation MSTLVDSPVSASYRDGKVRVILASGLELAFPVAGNPRLEGGTEAKLERIELSPFGLHWPELDEDLSMRGILAGDFGQRPHRAA, from the coding sequence ATGAGCACCTTGGTCGATAGCCCCGTTTCCGCTTCGTATCGGGACGGGAAGGTCCGCGTGATCCTGGCCAGCGGCCTCGAGCTGGCGTTTCCCGTGGCCGGGAATCCGCGTCTCGAGGGCGGGACGGAAGCGAAGCTCGAACGGATCGAGCTCTCTCCTTTCGGCCTCCACTGGCCGGAGCTCGACGAGGATCTCTCGATGCGGGGCATCCTCGCAGGCGACTTCGGGCAGCGCCCTCATCGAGCCGCTTGA
- a CDS encoding crotonase/enoyl-CoA hydratase family protein — MKNPAHPGRTEATPITTTLTGHVLRIHVDREKKLNSFTPEMFGQLSAALAELEEAEDAWVGVLTFQGKHTTAGLDLPKFAGSMARGRDADESPGDRPDPFALRRRCRKPLVMAVQGICYTIGIEMALAADIVVAAEDARFAQLEPRRGLAVFGGAHVRYVQRAGWGNAMYHLLRADEFDAQRALALGFVQEVVPAGDQIDRALALGEEICECAPLAVREIKRPAQVYLEEGEQAAYREIPAMRARTADSADFAEGIASFVERRKATFQGR; from the coding sequence ATGAAAAACCCCGCCCACCCAGGCAGGACTGAAGCAACGCCCATCACAACCACCCTCACCGGGCATGTGCTGCGAATCCACGTGGACCGCGAGAAGAAGCTCAACAGCTTCACCCCCGAGATGTTCGGGCAACTCTCCGCCGCACTGGCCGAACTCGAGGAGGCGGAAGACGCATGGGTCGGCGTCCTCACCTTCCAGGGGAAGCACACGACGGCCGGCCTCGACCTGCCGAAGTTCGCCGGTTCGATGGCCCGCGGCAGGGACGCCGACGAATCGCCGGGCGACCGCCCCGACCCCTTCGCGCTCCGCCGGCGATGCCGCAAGCCGCTTGTGATGGCCGTCCAGGGAATCTGCTACACGATCGGGATCGAAATGGCGCTGGCCGCGGACATCGTGGTGGCGGCCGAGGACGCGCGCTTCGCGCAACTGGAACCCCGGCGCGGCCTCGCGGTGTTCGGAGGCGCCCACGTCCGCTACGTGCAGCGGGCCGGATGGGGAAACGCGATGTACCACCTGCTGCGCGCCGACGAGTTCGACGCCCAGCGCGCACTCGCTCTCGGCTTCGTGCAGGAAGTCGTGCCCGCCGGCGACCAGATCGACCGGGCCCTGGCGCTTGGGGAGGAGATCTGCGAGTGCGCCCCGCTCGCCGTTCGGGAGATCAAGCGGCCGGCGCAGGTCTATCTCGAAGAGGGCGAGCAGGCCGCGTACCGGGAGATCCCTGCCATGCGCGCAAGGACGGCGGACTCGGCGGACTTCGCGGAGGGAATCGCTTCGTTCGTCGAGCGTCGCAAGGCGACGTTCCAAGGGCGCTGA
- a CDS encoding DNA cytosine methyltransferase, which produces MAELAGIPQRILSAFELEKAGLSSGHQETLREILSRPWRHQDIIDRKKRYRRHSYTYSGRRSERAELVRQSENNAGYLMALDTLSTDKRKAFTGLSLFAGGGGFSLGMSSAGCEILGFIEIDDGLASTYSANFPHVKRVGSDVRRLGPEEIGSIGRELGVVDVLFGGPPCQGFSLSGKRDAADNRNYLFKDLMRFVEVLSPKVVILENVRLLTSMRSTNGRFVKDVIVEELRSRGYEARLHSVDACRYGVPQHRERVFFVAVRSDLGVSPTFPEPQYDMTPTLFLKAARTFGDACSDLEYIESGQMTADPLHAAVRHPDHVIRWLWDVPEGQSAHKNNDPTLRPPSGYNTTYKRQVWNEPGATVQTTFSMISGCRTVHPIATRALTAREAARLQSFPDSYRFEGRLGTVRKAIGNAVPPLLALTIGKHLRTELLDLVEVPCL; this is translated from the coding sequence TTGGCTGAGCTTGCCGGTATACCTCAGCGCATCCTATCGGCGTTCGAACTCGAGAAGGCCGGTCTCTCTAGCGGACATCAGGAGACCCTCCGGGAGATACTCTCTAGGCCCTGGAGGCACCAAGATATCATCGACCGAAAGAAAAGATACCGAAGACACTCGTACACCTACTCTGGCCGCCGCTCAGAGAGGGCCGAACTGGTGCGCCAGAGCGAGAACAACGCGGGCTACTTGATGGCTCTCGATACGCTATCCACGGACAAGAGGAAGGCCTTCACCGGCTTGAGCCTCTTCGCCGGTGGTGGCGGATTCAGTCTTGGAATGTCAAGCGCCGGCTGCGAGATCTTGGGTTTCATCGAGATCGATGACGGATTGGCGAGCACTTACTCGGCGAACTTTCCGCATGTGAAGCGGGTTGGATCCGACGTAAGGCGGTTAGGGCCGGAGGAGATTGGCAGCATCGGCCGTGAACTTGGTGTAGTTGATGTCCTCTTCGGCGGGCCGCCTTGCCAAGGATTCAGTCTATCTGGAAAGCGTGACGCTGCCGACAATCGGAACTACCTGTTCAAGGATCTCATGCGGTTTGTCGAAGTGCTGAGCCCGAAGGTCGTGATTCTAGAGAATGTCCGTCTCCTGACATCCATGAGATCGACGAACGGTCGTTTCGTGAAGGACGTGATAGTCGAAGAGCTTCGATCCCGAGGCTACGAGGCAAGGCTACACAGCGTCGACGCCTGCCGATACGGCGTGCCACAGCATAGAGAGAGAGTGTTCTTCGTGGCGGTGCGGTCCGACTTGGGTGTGTCGCCGACGTTTCCGGAGCCACAGTACGACATGACTCCGACTCTCTTCCTTAAGGCGGCCCGGACCTTTGGCGACGCTTGTTCAGACCTTGAGTACATCGAGTCGGGACAGATGACCGCCGACCCACTACATGCGGCGGTCCGCCACCCGGACCATGTGATCCGTTGGCTGTGGGATGTTCCCGAAGGGCAAAGTGCGCATAAGAACAACGATCCAACTCTGCGACCTCCCTCGGGCTACAACACCACCTACAAGCGGCAAGTGTGGAACGAGCCCGGAGCGACTGTACAAACGACCTTCAGTATGATCTCGGGCTGTAGAACGGTTCACCCGATTGCGACCCGCGCACTTACAGCCAGGGAGGCAGCTAGGCTTCAGTCGTTTCCGGACAGCTACAGATTCGAAGGGCGGCTTGGCACTGTTCGGAAAGCGATTGGCAACGCTGTGCCACCGCTTCTAGCGCTGACCATCGGGAAACACCTAAGGACGGAACTGCTCGATCTTGTAGAAGTACCCTGCCTGTAG
- a CDS encoding sulfatase gives MAVLSLLLLAACAPTYDSTPAADTTPQTPWNVVLFLADDLAWNQVGYHGTTFYETPTIDAVAAAGMTFSNAYSANPVCSPTRASLMTGKNPARLQITDYIPGSPYPYARLLRPAEVPGLPLEEVTLAELFKSQGYATGHFGKWHLNVDKEYVPGRPMDPASQGFDDILTTVKPEYEDDPLGDAHHAREITDRSLAFLDANRDNPFFLYVTHHVVHRPLLEDPKLIAKYEAKPGADDPVNNPIMGAMIETMDTGFGQILDRIEEHGLTERTIVIFYSDNGGFEQLQAQDPFRGGKAMIWEGGIRVPLAVKWPGVVEPGSTNDDLITSDDFFPTIADILDVDELPADIDGLSLLPVLDGSGSLDRDTLYFHYPHYHHLGYMPAGAIRQGDHKLIEWFEGTIAGIGPAVSLFNLKKDPGETTDIAADKPDLADSLLQQLATWRQEVGAGEMTINPGYEKARHDWRFVDEHGGDAR, from the coding sequence GTGGCAGTTCTCTCCCTCCTCCTCCTCGCCGCCTGCGCCCCCACCTACGACTCCACACCCGCAGCCGACACCACCCCCCAAACCCCATGGAACGTCGTCCTCTTCCTCGCCGACGACCTCGCCTGGAACCAGGTCGGCTACCACGGCACGACCTTCTACGAGACTCCGACGATCGACGCCGTCGCCGCCGCCGGCATGACGTTCTCCAATGCCTACTCGGCCAACCCCGTCTGCTCGCCCACTCGCGCCAGCCTGATGACCGGCAAGAACCCGGCACGCCTCCAGATAACCGACTACATCCCCGGCAGTCCCTACCCCTACGCCCGCCTCCTCCGGCCCGCCGAAGTGCCGGGCCTTCCGCTCGAAGAAGTCACCCTCGCCGAGCTCTTCAAGTCCCAGGGCTACGCGACCGGCCACTTCGGCAAGTGGCACCTGAACGTCGACAAGGAGTACGTGCCGGGCCGCCCGATGGACCCCGCCTCCCAGGGCTTCGACGACATCCTGACCACCGTCAAGCCCGAGTACGAAGACGACCCCCTGGGTGACGCCCATCACGCCCGCGAGATCACCGATCGGTCGCTCGCCTTCCTCGACGCGAACCGGGACAACCCATTCTTCCTCTACGTCACCCACCACGTCGTCCACCGGCCGCTGCTCGAGGACCCGAAGCTGATCGCCAAGTACGAGGCCAAGCCCGGCGCCGACGACCCCGTGAACAACCCGATCATGGGCGCGATGATCGAGACGATGGACACCGGCTTCGGCCAGATCCTCGACCGCATCGAGGAGCACGGGCTGACCGAGCGGACGATCGTCATCTTCTACTCCGACAACGGCGGCTTCGAGCAGCTCCAGGCCCAGGACCCCTTCCGCGGCGGCAAGGCGATGATCTGGGAAGGCGGCATCCGCGTGCCGCTGGCCGTCAAGTGGCCGGGGGTCGTGGAGCCCGGCAGCACGAACGACGACCTGATCACCTCGGACGACTTCTTCCCGACGATCGCCGACATCCTCGACGTCGACGAGCTGCCCGCCGACATCGACGGCCTGAGCCTCCTGCCCGTGCTCGACGGAAGCGGCTCGCTCGACCGCGACACGCTCTACTTCCACTACCCGCACTACCACCACCTCGGCTACATGCCGGCCGGAGCGATTCGCCAGGGCGACCACAAGCTGATCGAGTGGTTCGAAGGCACGATCGCCGGCATCGGCCCCGCGGTCAGCCTCTTCAACCTGAAGAAGGATCCCGGCGAGACGACCGACATTGCCGCCGACAAGCCCGACCTCGCCGACAGCCTCCTCCAGCAACTCGCCACCTGGCGCCAGGAAGTCGGCGCCGGCGAGATGACGATCAACCCCGGCTACGAGAAGGCCCGCCACGACTGGCGCTTCGTCGACGAACACGGAGGCGACGCCAGATGA
- a CDS encoding helix-turn-helix transcriptional regulator, with translation MRPPLPSRPTLTVLGSRIRDRRACLGLSQEAFAGRCGFDRTYISMIERGKRNISILNLLRIARGLNVSASTLLDGIDDGPDPKQ, from the coding sequence ATGCGCCCACCTCTACCTAGTCGACCCACACTGACCGTTCTCGGCTCACGAATCCGCGACCGGCGAGCGTGTCTGGGACTCTCCCAAGAGGCCTTTGCAGGCCGGTGCGGTTTCGACCGGACGTACATCAGCATGATCGAGCGAGGTAAACGCAATATCTCGATACTCAATCTCCTCCGGATCGCTCGCGGCCTAAACGTGAGTGCTTCCACTCTCCTCGACGGAATCGACGATGGCCCTGACCCCAAGCAATAG